In Vigna angularis cultivar LongXiaoDou No.4 chromosome 8, ASM1680809v1, whole genome shotgun sequence, one DNA window encodes the following:
- the LOC108318947 gene encoding uncharacterized protein LOC108318947, with the protein MHSYRWCGSMPSTATATTTTATTMIRRLCCLQSVSPSLPFSSASTTTKKPLVFLGAPQVSAIVLDTLLNASASPHSLFEVAAIVTQPPARRDRGKKLALSPLATHALDRGFSPDLIFTPDKAGDDVFLSNLKALQPHLCITAAYGNILPTKFLDIPPLGTVNIHPSMLPLYRGAAPVQRALQDGVKETGVSLAFTVRALDAGPIIATETIQVDDQIKAPDLLELLFHKGSELLIRELPSILDGSAILKAQPQDDSKATLAPKINSDESWLSFDEEAYVLHNKVRAFSGWPGTRARVLVVEKNGEQKTLDIKIITTRLSSHESVQFNEADDVAFVDGALLFPCGRGTTIEVLEVQLPGKKAVNAAAFWNGLRGQKLKKL; encoded by the exons ATGCATAGCTACAGGTGGTGTGGTTCTATGCCCTCAACCGCCACAGCCACAACCACAACCGCAACCACCATGATTCGTAGGTTGTGCTGTTTGCAGAGCGTCTCTCCTTCCCTCCCTTTCTCTTCTGCTTCCACAACCACCAAGAAGCCCCTTGTCTTCTTGGGCGCACCTCAG gtctccGCCATAGTCCTTGACACGCTTCTCAACGCTTCTGCTTCTCCACATTCTTTATTCGAG GTTGCGGCCATCGTGACTCAGCCACCTGCTAGAAGGGACAGGGGCAAGAAGCTCGCCCTCTCTCCCTTGGCCACTCATGCTCTTGACAGGGGCTTCTCCCCCGATCTCATTTTCACTCCCGATAAAGCTGGAGAC GATGTTTTCTTGTCAAATTTAAAAGCTTTGCAACCTCACCTGTGCATTACAGCTGCCTATGGCAATATATTACCTACCAAGTTTCTAGATATTCCTCCATTGG GAACAGTCAACATTCACCCTAGCATGCTGCCATTGTATCGTGGCGCTGCTCCTGTTCAAAGGGCATTGCAG GATGGTGTTAAAGAAACTGGAGTGTCATTAGCATTCACCGTTCGTGCTCTCGATGCTGGACCTATCATTGCTACTGAAACAATTCAAGTTGATGATCAAATAAAG GCACCTGATTTGCTTGAGCTCCTCTTTCATAAAG GATCTGAACTTTTGATTAGGGAACTTCCTTCGATACTTGATGGATCAGCAATATTAAAGGCACAACCTCAAGATGACTCTAAGGCTACATTGGCTCCTAAG ATAAACTCAGATGAATCATGGCTATCCTTTGATGAAGAAGCATATGTTCTACACAATAAG GTTCGTGCCTTTTCAGGGTGGCCAGGAACTCGAGCAAGAGTGTTAGTGGTTGAGAAAAATGGTGAGCAGAAAACTTtggatattaaaattataaccACACGACTTAGCAGTCATGAAAGTGTGCAGTTCAATGAAGCAGAtgatgttgcatttgttgaCGGAGCGTTGTTATTTCCATGTGGAAGGGGTACCACAATTGAG GTATTGGAAGTTCAGCTTCCTGGAAAAAAGGCAGTAAATGCAGCTGCTTTCTGGAATGGACTGCGTGGGCAGAAGCTGAAGAAATTATGA